One Erpetoichthys calabaricus chromosome 8, fErpCal1.3, whole genome shotgun sequence DNA segment encodes these proteins:
- the eaf2 gene encoding ELL-associated factor 2: protein MNGTSHSSFDTNEHILKLGGSFDKQPKCAFHTVRYDFKPASIDTSCEGELEVGKGEQVTITLPNLEGSSTPVTVFKGSKRPYTKECILIVNHDTGEYRLEKLSCNIAVKKTRADGSSKIQTFLEQQSQQMRSGGSSLKTPSTSKSPPAKEKMSPSSTMDDIERELMAEARVMEQMGSGDSSSDTKSSSSSSSSDDSSSSSDSEDERHKPAVPQGRPFTPPALNSSVGAPTSGMEDRSGSLMNTLKNDLQLSESGSSSDED, encoded by the exons ATGAATGGCACGTCTCATTCCAGCTTTGACACTAACGAACACATTTTGAAATTGGGAGGGAGCTTTGACAAGCAGCCCAAGTGTGCCTTCCACACTGTAAGAT ATGACTTTAAGCCTGCATCCATTGATACGTCATGTGAAGGAGAACTTGAGGTTGGCAAAGGAGAGCAGGTGACCATCACGCTGCCAAACCTTGAG GGATCATCGACCCCAGTAACCGTGTTTAAGGGCTCAAAGAGACCGTATACCAAGGAGTGCATCCTGATTGTGAACCATGACACTGGCGAGTACCGACTGGAGAAACTCAGCTGCAACATTGCTGTGAAGAAAACGAG GGCGGATGGGAGCAGCAAAATACAGACCTTCCTGGAGCAGCAGAGCCAGCAAATGCGAAGTGGTGGCAGCAGTCTTAAAACGCCTTCAACGTCGAAAAGCCCTCCAGCTAAAGAGAAGATGTCGCCGTCTTCCACAATGGATGACATTGAGAGAG AGTTGATGGCAGAAGCTCGAGTTATGGAGCAGATGGGCAGTGGTGACAGCTCCTCCGACACCAAAAGTTCCTCGTCGTCTTCGAGCAGCGATGACAGTTCTAGCAGCAGTGATTCTGAGGACGAGCGTCACAAACCAGCTGTGCCCCAAGGCCGTCCATTCACCCCTCCTGCCCTCAACTCATCTGTTGGAGCGCCAACTAGTGGGATGGAGGACCGCAGCGGAAGCCTCATGAATACTTTGA AAAACGACTTACAGTTAAGCGAGTCGGGAAGCTCAAGCGATGAGGACTGA